The genomic DNA GCCCTGCTTATATTAAGAAGTTCAGCCGCTCTGTTTACATTACCTTTGCAATTCAAAAGTGCATTTTTAACATTTTCTCTTTCGAGAGCCTCAAAAGGAAGAACCGAATCTAAATTAATTTTGCCCTTTTTCACACTTCGAAGTATGTTATCCGGCAAATATTCTTCAGTAATAACATCTCCTTCACACAAATAATACGACCTTTCTATCGCATTCTGAAGTTCTCTGACATTTCCGGGCCAGTCATAATTCTTTAATTTTTCTATATAATCTTTGCCCAAAATCTTGGGATGAGCGATGTTTTTGTGATTTAGCCTTTCTATAAAATAGCGGGCCAGCAATTCTATATCCTCTTTTCTATCCCCCAGGCGCGGCAGTTTTATGTTTATAACATTAAGCCTGTAATAAAGATCTCCTCTAAAATTTTTCCTTTCCACCTCTTCCCTCAGGTTTCTGTTCGTAGCGGCTATGATTCTTACATTAAGCCTTTTTTCATAGGTCCCTCCAATCCTGGTAATCCTCTTATTATCCAGAACTCTCAGCAGTTTAGATTGCAGATCCAGTGGCAATTCTCCAATTTCATCAAGGAATATCGTACCGCCATCGGCCAATTCAAATTTGCCCGGATGACCTTCCTTCAATGCTCCCGTAAAAGCTCCTTTTTCATACCCGAAGAGTTCGCTTTCGACCAGCTCCCTTGGAAGCGAAGCACAATTCACTGCAACGAACGGTCCCTGGGCACGTCTGCTGTAATTATGAATAGCCTGGGCGAATAACTCCTTTCCCGTCCCGCTCTCTCCTTCTATAAGGATATTGCAGTCACTCAATGCCGCCCTCTTGGCCGACTCTATGATCCTCTTCATCTCTTCATTTCTTGTTATTATATCCTCAAACCTGTAAGCTGCTTTATATCCCACTACTCTATTAACAACATTGTGAATATATTTTACTTCTCGAAAAGTTATGACAATTCCTATGCTTTTTTTGTTCGATACCACAGGAACCGCATTTACGCTGCACGCTATTCTCTTATCCTTCACATAAAAATTGCAATCTATGTCATAGTAAGGATTCCCTGATTTCAAAACAGTATTTACGAGATTCACATCCCGCAGCAAATCTTTAATATCTGCTTTCAAGATTTCCTCTAGCGTAAGCCCTAAAATTTTTGCAGCCATGTCATTTGCCTTTTTCACCTGTAAATTTTCATCCGTTATTATCATGCCTTCAGATATCGAATCATAAGTAGCATTTATAAGTTTATGCGATCTCATTAAAGCCATCTGTTTTTCTATCGAATAAGCACCAGCCAGAACTATACCCAAGGTATGAGGGTGAGCTTTATAACAGCTTCCTGACATATCGAGACATCCTATTATATTGCCTTCTTCATCATGGATAGGTGCCGCAGAGCATGTCCAGGAATGATGCGTTATACAGTAGTGCTCAGCACCTATAACCTGTACAGGTTTATCCGTAAATAAAGAAGTTCCTATGGCGTTTGTCCCGACCGCTTTTTCCGTCCACAGTGCACCTTTCACGAAGTTTAGTTCAACAGCCCTTTCCATAACTTCTTCGTCCCCGATGACATCTATCAGATAGCCATCTTTATCCACAAGTATTATTACAAAACCAGAACCTGCCACCATATTATATATGTTTTCCATTATCGGATGAGCTATTAAGATCAATTCTTCGTTTTCCTTTATCCTAAGCTCCAATAAATCTTTGCTTAATACTTTTCCAACTCCTCCCATAGGGTCTACTCCAAATTTTTTGCATCTTTTCCACGATTCAGCAATTATAGGTTTTATGAATGGATTTAGATTTCCGTTTTCTATGAAATCTTTCCAAGCCTTTTTAATAAATTCCAGGTAGTTTTCCAAAACTTTCACCCCCTTGCCCGACAGCTTGCCGTGCAATTTATTGTGTACAGTGATACTTCCCGTTTATATTATATCTTTTTTAAAAATTCATTACAATCCTTAAAAGACAATGTGGTTATTTTAGGAAAATGGGTATGAAAAATAATGTGCTTTTTCTAATGTCTAAAAATTAAGGTATACTGTATACAAATCTACAAACATTTTCTACTATTCAAAAAGCAGCAATAACTTAAGACTTGAGCATTCACAATGAATAAGGGAATTAGGTGAGATTTTAAAAAGTTATTATGACAGCCGCCATCCTTCCGAGGGATTTTTGTATAATAGCTACTTCCTCATTGAGTACGCCATTCTCCTGAAAGTATGCCTTTTCCCCCTTATGGCAATGGAAAGGGCCATTATGTTTTCCGGAAATGCTATCCCAGAATATCCAGCATCACCTATATGCTGGATGTCGGCTCCAGCCATTTTCGAGAGCAAAGCTATATTTTCTATAACTCCCGCCGTTGCCCCTTCCTGAGAGGTACCTATGGTGGTCATGGCAAGAGCTCCGGCTTTGTGGATTTTTTCTATCATTTGCTTTGCTAGCTCAAGGTCGACACCCACAACTGTCCCCGGCGCCGGAACAAGGACAACGTCGGCTCCGGCCTTCGCAAAATCACCCAAAGCCTCCGGATCGTAAATATTTTCACCGCCAGCAGCATGCATCTTGCCAGCCATTATTAAGACGTCTTCGCCCAATATTTTCCGGGCTTTTTCAATACCCTTCAGGATACCTTCTTTCGATACGCCGGTCTTCGGATTTCCGGTTATCACCACGTAGTCGAATCCCATTTCGACTACCTTTTCGAGGTTTTCCTCGCTCAATACTCTGCCACCGGGATAATCCTTGTCTTCCGGTACCGGCTCTAAATTTACGCCAATAAACCTTCCCACAATCTCCTTAATCTTTCGGGCATACCCCGAGATATCTCTTTTTTGCTCCAGCCTTTTCATCAATTGATTCAAACTTTCCAATCCAAGTGTAAGGTCGATTCCTTCATCGTCTATTCCGTACACGAAGGGCCTTTTAAGATCCAGCGTGTTCAAGGTTATAAGGTCCGCCCCGAAGGATGCCGCAAGTTCTACGTTGCTCACGCCATAGATAAGAGGCATCACAGCGATAACCGTCTCAGCCATCACCGTCCTTCCTTCGGACGCTTTTATGCAATCTATTATTTCTGATTTTTTCATAGTCATGAAATCGTTAAAGCCCAATTCAAAAATCCTTTTCATTTATTCTCATCCTTTCTTTTTAGAAAAACCTCAATTAGCACGTCCTGGCCTTTCTTGACTTCCTTTAGGCCGCTTAATTTTATCTTATCCACCAGGTCCATTTCAGGGATAACTAAAGGACTTACTATTGGAAAACCCTTATCTTTCATAAGTCCAATCTCAAACTCTACAAGAGGAGTCCCCTCCTTTACAGCTTGCCCTTCCGACACGAGAACCTTAAATCCTTCACCTTTTAGGTTGACTGTCTCTATTCCTATATGGATGAGCAGTGGAAGCCCTTCTTTTGATTCCACCACAAGAGCATGACCCGTCGGGAAAACCTGCTTTACTAAGCCATCGAATGGCGAAACCACCAATCCTTCGGAAGGCTCTATGGCTATCCCGTCACCCACCATTTTTGCGGAAAACACTTTATCCGGAACTTCCTCAAGGTCCACCACCTTTCCGCTCATCGGTGCCATGATTTTCACCACAGGGTCGCCTAGTTTATTTCTGCCAAAAATGCTAAAAAGCACTCTTTTGTCCCCCTTATTTTTAAATTTCGCGCGGCGAGTTTTACTCGCCGCGCTCTTTTTACTAGATTATAGCATTTTCTTTATCTCTTCTGCTATCAATTCAGCCTCGGTTCCTACTACAACCTGCAGATTTCCGCCGCCAAGCCTCATTACACCGGTCGCTCCTGCTTTTTTCAAAAGCTCTTCATCGACTGCCTTTTCGTCTTCAACCGTTAACCTCAAGCGGGTTATGCAGGCATCGAGGGATTTTATGTTGGCTTTGCCGCCAAGGCCCTTTAGAATCTTCTCTGCCCTTTCGCTTGCCTTTGCCGTAGTTTTAGTCTCGGTGGCCTCGCCTTCTATCCTGCCCGGCGTCGGCAAATCGTATTTCCTTATGATGTACCTGAAGATTGCATAATAGATGGCACCGTAGACAAGGCCGATAGGTATTAAAAGTATCGGTTTTGTGGCAAGCCCGTAATTTAAGACATAGTCGATAAGCCCTGCGGAAAAGCCAAAACCGTGCCTTATGCCAAAGGCATAAGTCAGTGCAAGGGAAACCCCGGTCAAAATCGCATGTATAGCATACAAAACAGGTGCAAGGAACATGAAGGAAAATTCTATCGGCTCCGTAATTCCGGTGAGGAACGAAGTCAGAGCGGCGCTAAAAAGCACTCCGCTTACAGCTTTCTTCTGCGAATCCTTAGCTTCGTGCAACATCGCAAGGCACGCTGCCGGAAGCCCGAAGAGGAAAATTGGGAAAAATCCCGTCATGAAGATACCGGCTGTCGGGTCGCCAGCAAAAAACCTGTGAAGGTCACCTGTGACTACTTTGCCCGCCGCATTGGTGTACTCGCCAAAAACGAACCACACAAGGCTGTTTATGACGTGGTGAAGTCCGAAGGGTATCAAAAGTCTGTTCAAAACCCCGAAGACGAATACGCCAAGCACACCGGCTCCGATTATCCACTCGCCTGCTGCGTAAATCGCCTTTTGAATGGGCGGCCACACAAAACCTAAAATTATGCCGAGGATTAACATTGTCGCCGAAGTCACTATTGGAACGAAGCGTCTTCCCCCGAAGAACCCGAGGAAGTCCGGAAGTTTTATGTCTTTGTACTTGTTGTAAAGTTGTGCCGCCACTATACCAGTTATTATTCCACCAAGAACGCCCATGTTTATGTCCTGGTTTATGGCCTTGAGAACATTTATGAGTACATAATATCCTACTCCTCCGGCAAGGGCTGCAGCTCCCGCACCGCCGGCAAGGCCCATCGATACTCCAAGGGCAAATATCAGCGGGAGGTTGTCAAAAATTGCCGCGCCGCCTGCCATTACCACCGGAATATTGAGCACATCCTCAGCTCCAAGCCTCAAAAGGAGTGCCGCGGCAGGCATCACTGCGATCGGCATCATAAGAGCTTTGCCCAATTTTTGCAGGCTGCCCAAAATACCTTTCACGGTTATGACCCCCTTTGAAAGATTTTAAATAGTAGTATTTGCTTTTTTATCGTTTTTCCAATCCACCACCTCCTTGCCAAAACAAAAAGCCGGG from Caldanaerovirga acetigignens includes the following:
- a CDS encoding sigma-54-dependent Fis family transcriptional regulator translates to MENYLEFIKKAWKDFIENGNLNPFIKPIIAESWKRCKKFGVDPMGGVGKVLSKDLLELRIKENEELILIAHPIMENIYNMVAGSGFVIILVDKDGYLIDVIGDEEVMERAVELNFVKGALWTEKAVGTNAIGTSLFTDKPVQVIGAEHYCITHHSWTCSAAPIHDEEGNIIGCLDMSGSCYKAHPHTLGIVLAGAYSIEKQMALMRSHKLINATYDSISEGMIITDENLQVKKANDMAAKILGLTLEEILKADIKDLLRDVNLVNTVLKSGNPYYDIDCNFYVKDKRIACSVNAVPVVSNKKSIGIVITFREVKYIHNVVNRVVGYKAAYRFEDIITRNEEMKRIIESAKRAALSDCNILIEGESGTGKELFAQAIHNYSRRAQGPFVAVNCASLPRELVESELFGYEKGAFTGALKEGHPGKFELADGGTIFLDEIGELPLDLQSKLLRVLDNKRITRIGGTYEKRLNVRIIAATNRNLREEVERKNFRGDLYYRLNVINIKLPRLGDRKEDIELLARYFIERLNHKNIAHPKILGKDYIEKLKNYDWPGNVRELQNAIERSYYLCEGDVITEEYLPDNILRSVKKGKINLDSVLPFEALERENVKNALLNCKGNVNRAAELLNISRATMYRKIRKYNIDLKSIKMNQSEIFN
- a CDS encoding PTS sugar transporter subunit IIA, which gives rise to MLFSIFGRNKLGDPVVKIMAPMSGKVVDLEEVPDKVFSAKMVGDGIAIEPSEGLVVSPFDGLVKQVFPTGHALVVESKEGLPLLIHIGIETVNLKGEGFKVLVSEGQAVKEGTPLVEFEIGLMKDKGFPIVSPLVIPEMDLVDKIKLSGLKEVKKGQDVLIEVFLKRKDENK
- the nagE gene encoding N-acetylglucosamine-specific PTS transporter subunit IIBC encodes the protein MMPIAVMPAAALLLRLGAEDVLNIPVVMAGGAAIFDNLPLIFALGVSMGLAGGAGAAALAGGVGYYVLINVLKAINQDINMGVLGGIITGIVAAQLYNKYKDIKLPDFLGFFGGRRFVPIVTSATMLILGIILGFVWPPIQKAIYAAGEWIIGAGVLGVFVFGVLNRLLIPFGLHHVINSLVWFVFGEYTNAAGKVVTGDLHRFFAGDPTAGIFMTGFFPIFLFGLPAACLAMLHEAKDSQKKAVSGVLFSAALTSFLTGITEPIEFSFMFLAPVLYAIHAILTGVSLALTYAFGIRHGFGFSAGLIDYVLNYGLATKPILLIPIGLVYGAIYYAIFRYIIRKYDLPTPGRIEGEATETKTTAKASERAEKILKGLGGKANIKSLDACITRLRLTVEDEKAVDEELLKKAGATGVMRLGGGNLQVVVGTEAELIAEEIKKML